From a region of the Paenibacillus sp. R14(2021) genome:
- a CDS encoding flagellar protein FlaG encodes MSIKSVSGSGNSPVDIPISTGGQSSSQSSNAVAQDAAAVKSVQTGKELRTAELEGMDVSLGDAQLIKAIDRAVKAIEGPDTTCEIKMHEATKTITIKVMNKETGELIREIPPEKTLDLVAKMMEFAGILIDRKV; translated from the coding sequence GTGAGTATTAAATCGGTTAGCGGCAGCGGTAATTCGCCGGTGGACATTCCAATATCTACTGGAGGCCAATCAAGTTCGCAAAGCAGCAATGCAGTTGCGCAAGATGCTGCTGCAGTGAAATCAGTCCAAACGGGTAAAGAGCTGCGGACTGCAGAATTGGAAGGCATGGATGTGTCGCTCGGAGACGCGCAGCTCATTAAGGCAATCGATAGAGCGGTAAAGGCTATAGAAGGTCCAGACACAACATGCGAAATTAAGATGCATGAGGCAACAAAGACGATTACCATTAAAGTGATGAATAAAGAAACAGGCGAGCTGATTCGAGAAATCCCGCCTGAGAAAACATTGGATTTGGTCGCTAAGATGATGGAGTTCGCAGGAATACTCATAGATAGGAAAGTATAA
- a CDS encoding DUF6470 family protein — MKLPYIQAESQRAQIGIESQTGSYNIQSRPADVEVQTTPTKISAPTPMPELNLNQDRMWEAFNGGKPEAFRQRIYSQMPEIALQGIAHIVEKGNRMGDLRNKQNPIPDIALEDMIAGGPKLEVFGPASFHNVDIEFTINKPDVQIDVGKVDIQVQTHKPEINYQRGGVKIYMQQYPSISFHVAELDLRV, encoded by the coding sequence ATGAAACTTCCCTATATTCAAGCTGAATCCCAGCGTGCCCAGATTGGGATAGAGTCCCAGACGGGTAGTTATAATATTCAATCAAGACCTGCGGATGTTGAGGTACAGACAACGCCAACCAAAATCAGTGCACCGACGCCAATGCCTGAATTGAATTTAAATCAGGATCGGATGTGGGAAGCGTTTAATGGGGGCAAACCGGAGGCTTTTCGGCAGCGGATCTACTCTCAAATGCCAGAGATTGCGCTGCAAGGCATCGCCCATATTGTCGAGAAGGGCAATCGTATGGGCGATTTGCGTAATAAGCAAAATCCGATTCCAGACATTGCGCTGGAGGATATGATCGCGGGAGGTCCGAAGCTTGAAGTGTTTGGACCGGCATCGTTTCATAATGTGGACATCGAGTTTACAATTAATAAGCCAGATGTTCAAATCGATGTAGGGAAAGTGGATATTCAGGTGCAGACCCATAAGCCTGAAATTAACTACCAGCGCGGCGGAGTGAAGATTTATATGCAGCAATATCCGTCCATTTCATTTCATGTTGCTGAGCTGGACTTACGCGTATAG
- a CDS encoding 6-hydroxymethylpterin diphosphokinase MptE-like protein, protein MPRLLQACSSVSDLFYVPVNDQAWTEFGELLQGMDDLYKTVNWIRSELEAKAADHVLLSSIANFSDQLAVKFAELNRLMDEEQFVHAGDCIRYELAEIVHAFATKLGEEQEVVDRRIAANLAYLEKHHPQAYQLLKPLSLDPSYCQVTYASNGSPNLYMRTKENKMMYLYSNYDPEHEAGLWSESMDETLAGKTNVIVYGIGFGYHLSKLSQRYPNQKWVIYEPDEQVMLAALQVVDFQELFANLKIELLIVGWNETLRHKSFFKFVKFAKGDTAVTSLPPYDRVDQQRKLEFFEDAKKAIMHFEMSSKTAAYYGIQLYQNKLYNLAHLIQSPSIRGMRDKLKGQTAVIVGAGPSLEKDIEILRQLQNHALIIAAGTAVQSLKHFGITPHLVVSLDYSEANDAAFRHLDLDDVPLLYGPQLKYTILKDKTKLMYFLPENDFTTNYYLGLEEGEPLFSSTPSVTGPAIQAAIFMGCTEIVFTGQDFSYPTEQMYATGAKHVTLEKSKAMVTAASLQVENVQGGMNRSNDMMKVTLGEIEKLLGRYPQIKFTNTSQIGAKIKHTEWKTMASVLKRLANINVPSDMVAKAMETHLSPPDDLHQQAIANRLIETPEQIIRMEATLKRIGQKLSGLQALSRVKPQKCHKTMVEIEELWESVMHSKVFEFSLVFILPNDLRTYDRDLPELVEERNVIKKADLFCKVVGTLAEAIAASLPMVGAIVKEAVNRVELNNQTIGVQ, encoded by the coding sequence TTGCCTAGATTGCTGCAGGCGTGCAGCTCCGTATCTGATTTGTTTTACGTTCCTGTCAACGATCAGGCGTGGACGGAATTCGGAGAATTGCTTCAAGGTATGGACGATCTGTATAAGACCGTCAACTGGATTAGAAGCGAGCTTGAGGCCAAGGCGGCGGATCATGTTCTACTCTCAAGCATTGCAAACTTCTCGGATCAGCTTGCTGTGAAATTCGCGGAACTGAACCGACTAATGGACGAAGAACAATTCGTTCATGCCGGCGACTGCATCAGATATGAGCTTGCTGAAATCGTCCATGCATTTGCAACCAAGCTCGGAGAAGAACAAGAAGTTGTCGATCGCAGAATAGCAGCCAATCTTGCCTATCTGGAGAAGCATCACCCGCAGGCTTATCAATTGCTCAAGCCCTTAAGTCTCGACCCGTCTTACTGCCAGGTGACGTATGCAAGCAACGGCTCTCCGAACCTCTACATGCGTACGAAGGAAAATAAAATGATGTATTTATACAGCAACTATGATCCAGAACATGAGGCCGGGCTTTGGAGCGAATCCATGGACGAAACGTTGGCCGGCAAAACCAATGTGATCGTTTACGGCATTGGATTTGGTTATCATCTGTCGAAGCTGTCGCAGAGGTATCCGAATCAGAAGTGGGTCATTTACGAGCCGGATGAACAAGTCATGCTTGCCGCACTGCAGGTCGTTGATTTTCAGGAGTTGTTCGCCAACCTTAAGATTGAACTGTTGATCGTAGGCTGGAACGAAACCTTAAGACATAAATCGTTTTTCAAGTTTGTTAAGTTTGCTAAAGGCGACACGGCCGTTACATCGCTTCCTCCGTATGATCGAGTGGATCAGCAGAGAAAGCTTGAATTTTTCGAGGATGCGAAGAAAGCCATTATGCATTTTGAAATGTCTTCTAAGACAGCTGCTTATTATGGCATCCAGCTGTATCAGAACAAGCTGTACAATTTGGCGCATCTCATTCAATCGCCTTCGATCCGGGGGATGAGAGACAAGCTGAAAGGACAAACGGCCGTAATCGTCGGTGCCGGACCTTCTTTGGAGAAGGATATCGAGATCTTGCGTCAGCTTCAAAACCATGCGCTGATCATCGCAGCCGGGACAGCGGTTCAATCGTTGAAGCATTTCGGTATTACGCCTCATTTAGTCGTTTCGCTTGACTATTCAGAAGCGAATGATGCCGCCTTTAGACATCTTGATTTGGATGACGTCCCTCTTCTATACGGGCCGCAGCTCAAGTATACGATTCTCAAGGACAAAACGAAGCTCATGTACTTCTTGCCGGAAAATGATTTTACCACCAACTACTATCTTGGTTTGGAGGAAGGGGAGCCGCTGTTCAGTTCCACGCCTTCGGTAACAGGACCTGCTATCCAAGCAGCCATCTTTATGGGCTGTACGGAGATCGTGTTTACGGGGCAGGATTTCTCCTACCCTACGGAGCAGATGTATGCCACCGGCGCCAAACATGTCACGCTGGAGAAGAGCAAAGCGATGGTCACCGCGGCCAGCCTTCAAGTTGAAAACGTTCAGGGCGGGATGAACCGTTCGAACGACATGATGAAAGTTACGCTCGGCGAAATCGAGAAGCTATTGGGCAGGTACCCCCAAATTAAATTCACGAACACGTCGCAAATCGGAGCGAAAATCAAGCATACGGAGTGGAAGACCATGGCAAGCGTGCTGAAGCGGCTCGCGAACATCAATGTGCCCTCCGATATGGTTGCGAAGGCGATGGAAACCCATCTCAGTCCACCAGATGATTTGCACCAGCAGGCCATTGCCAATCGCTTGATTGAAACGCCGGAACAAATCATTCGTATGGAAGCAACGCTAAAACGGATCGGTCAAAAGCTAAGCGGGCTTCAAGCATTAAGCCGCGTGAAGCCGCAGAAGTGTCATAAAACAATGGTTGAAATCGAGGAGCTATGGGAATCCGTCATGCATAGCAAGGTGTTCGAGTTCTCTTTGGTTTTTATTCTTCCTAATGATCTTCGTACATACGACCGCGATCTGCCGGAGCTGGTAGAAGAGAGAAATGTGATAAAGAAGGCCGACTTGTTTTGCAAGGTAGTCGGGACCCTCGCTGAAGCGATAGCAGCAAGCTTGCCGATGGTGGGCGCAATCGTGAAGGAAGCGGTGAACAGGGTTGAACTGAACAATCAAACGATCGGCGTGCAGTGA
- the fliS gene encoding flagellar export chaperone FliS, translating to MVPNPYEKYQQQSVQTASPAQLIIMLYDGAIRFIKQGIEAIDHRNIEKANTNLIKAQNIVHELIASLNFQYPISSELAQIYEYMLHQLISANMKKDKEPAVEVLSHLIDLKASWTQAPKPAPAASIHG from the coding sequence ATGGTACCTAACCCATATGAGAAATATCAACAACAATCCGTCCAGACAGCTTCTCCTGCGCAGCTTATTATTATGCTTTACGATGGGGCTATCCGCTTTATAAAGCAAGGCATCGAAGCGATCGACCATCGCAATATTGAAAAGGCCAATACCAATTTGATTAAAGCACAGAACATCGTTCATGAATTAATCGCTTCGTTAAACTTCCAATACCCAATCTCCTCTGAATTGGCGCAAATTTATGAATATATGCTTCACCAGCTTATCAGTGCAAATATGAAAAAAGACAAGGAACCGGCAGTAGAAGTGCTTTCGCATTTGATTGATTTGAAGGCCTCATGGACGCAAGCACCCAAACCGGCACCGGCAGCGAGTATTCATGGATAA
- a CDS encoding flagellar protein FliT, whose translation MDNLLQQVLVETKYLSETGQSEDYERFEQLVELRQLLTDRIAGEVELSVEHKKLVQAILQYDASIMGHMDRLKNEAASALVRLQAFKKQKNAYKHNDHMDAFMMDKRN comes from the coding sequence ATGGATAATTTGCTGCAGCAAGTGCTGGTAGAGACGAAGTATTTGAGCGAGACAGGCCAATCAGAGGACTATGAGCGTTTTGAGCAGCTTGTCGAGTTAAGACAACTACTTACTGATCGAATTGCTGGAGAAGTGGAATTGTCTGTGGAACATAAGAAGCTGGTTCAAGCCATATTACAGTATGATGCTTCCATTATGGGACACATGGATCGATTAAAGAATGAAGCAGCATCGGCGCTTGTTCGCCTGCAAGCTTTCAAGAAGCAGAAAAACGCATATAAGCATAACGATCATATGGATGCCTTCATGATGGATAAACGGAACTGA
- the fliW gene encoding flagellar assembly protein FliW: MELQTSRFGKLTIAETKIYHFAQGLPGFEEQKSFVIIAPENDRPFAFLQSTQDEKLSFIISDPFLFYPDYDFELPESAVAELQITGTEQVLVRSIISVSKGLETATINLVAPVVINQDNCEGKQVVLGRSTYMARHPLFTKEKR, from the coding sequence ATGGAACTGCAGACAAGCCGGTTCGGCAAGCTGACCATTGCTGAAACAAAAATATACCATTTTGCTCAAGGGCTTCCCGGTTTTGAAGAACAGAAATCCTTTGTGATTATCGCACCGGAGAACGACCGTCCGTTTGCATTTTTACAATCGACGCAGGATGAGAAGCTGAGCTTTATTATTTCGGATCCGTTTCTCTTCTATCCAGACTATGATTTCGAGCTCCCTGAGTCAGCTGTTGCTGAACTGCAGATAACCGGAACCGAGCAGGTCCTAGTCCGGTCGATTATAAGTGTGAGTAAAGGGCTGGAGACAGCTACGATTAATCTTGTCGCTCCGGTAGTTATCAATCAAGATAACTGCGAAGGCAAGCAAGTTGTTCTTGGCAGGTCAACCTACATGGCCAGGCATCCGCTGTTTACTAAGGAGAAGCGATAA
- a CDS encoding 6-hydroxymethylpterin diphosphokinase MptE-like protein: MDQLEFRTEEVIEEIKLFLPKLSSACETIAKLLYRPMTEDAWQQFGDVVEGIDDLYRTLQAMHGDIVQTGRLRSLLPGIERTISDLSDKFQAMNQCVDEEDFVAASDYLQYELIEIVERLAAQLGETQHVRNERFVRNMAYLKERFPQVYGQLSTVTRDSENYQVIYTKNKQPNLYMAGEYATYLYSQYDPIHETRCWAKSMASDERKDNLILFGFGFGFHVQAYAEIYPGHRLYIYEPDEQVMLAAMEVIELSEIISKSGVKEIVVGRTKLDRDNFIYGFLRYLKAGADTLSLPVYDRIKEQEKSEFFTDARTAIINYDSSFIMYKKYGLQWVTNYMNNLAKTLESPSIEGLQGKMEGMTAIVAGAGPSLEADIECLKKLKPHAIIIAAGSTTQSLLHYGIEPHLIVSIDGDPINNNVFKNLDIAGIPFMFSPMLYHEILDARIDNLIHLFFTSDITNKYIFDLGEPYPFFKPTDSVTGTAIQAAIYMGCKEIVFTGQDFSYPGTSMYAPGAAHFTQEYSDSVLEKAIYFVENVRGTVNRTNDAMKVTLAGIENLIETFPQIRFTNATQMGAKIKYTTWEALDDVYERLKNVHPEDDFFFKAVSNLQPYDEQKVTLIQNRTADLHEKLLLNEQKLKFLDESIKKIVDLSRVNPKKCLKLMAEFDEEWRSVIHSGPFKALYLKVYRNEILEMERDLPSIVQENNLIKRAERTRDAVGPLIRTFLAGSPALIEIVKESLRRIHHQEPSLSMSTSDT, from the coding sequence ATGGATCAACTAGAATTTCGAACGGAAGAGGTCATAGAAGAAATAAAGCTCTTCTTACCTAAGCTTAGTTCTGCATGCGAAACGATTGCGAAGCTGCTCTACAGGCCGATGACCGAAGATGCATGGCAGCAATTTGGTGATGTTGTTGAAGGTATTGATGATTTATATCGAACGCTTCAAGCCATGCATGGGGATATCGTTCAGACCGGCCGACTTCGTTCGTTGCTGCCGGGAATCGAAAGAACCATTTCCGATTTAAGCGACAAATTCCAAGCTATGAACCAGTGCGTGGACGAAGAGGATTTTGTTGCAGCAAGCGACTACTTGCAATACGAGCTGATTGAAATTGTAGAACGTTTGGCTGCACAGCTTGGTGAAACGCAGCATGTACGGAATGAACGGTTCGTAAGAAATATGGCCTATTTGAAAGAGCGCTTTCCGCAAGTCTATGGTCAATTAAGCACGGTTACTAGAGATTCGGAGAACTATCAAGTCATTTATACCAAGAACAAGCAGCCGAACTTGTACATGGCGGGAGAATACGCCACCTATTTGTACAGCCAATACGATCCTATTCATGAAACCAGATGCTGGGCGAAGTCCATGGCTAGCGATGAGCGTAAAGATAATTTGATCTTATTTGGATTTGGGTTCGGCTTCCATGTGCAGGCATATGCGGAAATATACCCGGGGCATCGGCTTTATATATACGAGCCGGATGAGCAGGTGATGCTGGCGGCTATGGAAGTCATAGAGCTATCGGAAATCATTTCCAAGTCCGGTGTGAAGGAAATCGTTGTCGGCAGAACGAAGTTGGACAGGGACAACTTCATCTATGGTTTCTTAAGGTATTTGAAAGCAGGGGCTGATACGCTTTCGCTGCCTGTCTATGACCGAATAAAAGAGCAAGAGAAATCCGAGTTTTTCACAGACGCAAGAACGGCCATTATCAATTATGACAGTTCATTTATCATGTATAAGAAATACGGTTTGCAGTGGGTTACGAATTATATGAATAACCTTGCCAAAACATTGGAATCACCTTCAATCGAGGGGCTGCAAGGCAAAATGGAAGGCATGACCGCTATCGTCGCGGGGGCGGGTCCCTCGCTGGAAGCGGATATTGAATGCTTGAAGAAACTGAAGCCGCATGCGATCATTATTGCGGCAGGATCAACGACGCAGTCCTTGCTGCATTACGGCATAGAGCCGCACCTTATTGTTTCGATTGACGGGGATCCGATCAACAATAACGTATTTAAAAACTTGGATATCGCCGGCATCCCATTTATGTTTAGTCCGATGCTGTACCACGAGATACTCGACGCTAGAATAGACAATCTGATCCATTTGTTTTTTACAAGTGACATTACGAACAAATATATCTTTGATCTCGGGGAACCTTATCCTTTCTTCAAACCGACGGATTCGGTTACGGGGACGGCGATTCAAGCGGCCATCTACATGGGCTGCAAGGAAATCGTGTTTACGGGTCAAGATTTTTCGTATCCGGGCACCAGCATGTACGCGCCGGGGGCCGCGCACTTTACGCAGGAATATAGCGATTCCGTCCTTGAAAAGGCGATATATTTTGTTGAAAACGTGCGCGGAACCGTGAATCGTACCAATGACGCCATGAAAGTAACGCTGGCTGGCATAGAGAATCTAATCGAGACGTTCCCTCAGATCCGATTTACGAACGCTACTCAAATGGGCGCGAAGATCAAATATACGACGTGGGAGGCACTTGACGACGTTTACGAACGTTTGAAGAACGTGCACCCGGAGGATGACTTCTTCTTCAAAGCGGTATCGAATCTGCAGCCGTACGACGAGCAGAAAGTAACGCTGATTCAGAACCGTACTGCTGACCTGCACGAGAAGCTGCTGCTGAATGAACAGAAGCTAAAGTTCTTGGATGAAAGTATTAAGAAGATTGTCGATCTCAGCAGGGTCAATCCGAAAAAATGCTTGAAGCTGATGGCGGAATTTGATGAGGAGTGGCGTTCCGTCATTCATAGTGGGCCATTTAAGGCGCTGTATCTCAAAGTCTATCGTAATGAGATTTTGGAGATGGAACGTGATTTACCATCTATCGTGCAAGAGAATAATCTCATCAAGAGAGCCGAACGGACTCGTGATGCCGTAGGTCCTCTCATTCGAACCTTCCTTGCCGGGAGCCCTGCTCTCATAGAGATCGTCAAGGAATCGCTTCGCCGCATTCATCATCAAGAACCGTCGCTGTCGATGTCAACAAGCGATACTTAA
- the csrA gene encoding carbon storage regulator CsrA, protein MLVLARKKGEAVVIQDNIEITVLEVNGDTIKLGFKAPREVEILRKEICVQVKQSNLEAVTQISNIQILKDQLQKMQKNDEIL, encoded by the coding sequence ATGCTTGTACTTGCACGTAAGAAAGGTGAAGCCGTCGTTATTCAAGACAATATTGAGATCACGGTACTTGAAGTGAACGGCGATACAATAAAGCTTGGTTTTAAGGCGCCTCGTGAGGTAGAGATTTTACGCAAGGAAATTTGCGTACAAGTCAAACAAAGCAACTTGGAAGCGGTCACGCAAATATCGAACATACAAATCTTGAAGGATCAGCTGCAAAAAATGCAGAAAAACGATGAAATACTATAA
- a CDS encoding flagellin, translating to MRINHNLQAVNTHRNMSLNSTAASKSMEKLSSGLRINRAADDAAGLAVSEKMRGQIRGLEQAQRNVQDGISYVQTAEGAMNEVSSMLTRMKELNVQKLNGTYSTTDKSNINLELDQLGSQIDSIFTNTKFNGISITAGATIQADDASSTITIAGIDTTGITALDNTSTLTDIETAIKNTSTQRATLGAKQNRLEYTSNNLGTTVENLTASESRIRDTDMAKEMVDLTKNNILLQASQAMLAQANSAPQGVLSLLR from the coding sequence ATGCGTATTAACCACAATCTTCAAGCAGTAAACACGCACCGCAACATGTCCCTTAACAGCACGGCAGCGAGCAAAAGCATGGAGAAGCTGTCTTCCGGTCTTCGTATCAACCGTGCGGCTGATGATGCTGCAGGCTTGGCAGTATCCGAGAAAATGCGCGGCCAAATCCGCGGTCTTGAGCAAGCACAACGCAACGTACAAGACGGGATTTCCTACGTACAAACAGCAGAGGGCGCTATGAACGAAGTTAGCTCCATGCTGACGCGTATGAAAGAACTGAACGTTCAAAAATTGAACGGCACGTACTCGACTACCGACAAATCGAACATTAACTTGGAGCTTGATCAACTCGGTTCCCAAATCGACTCGATCTTCACGAACACGAAGTTCAACGGTATCAGCATTACCGCTGGCGCAACCATCCAAGCTGATGATGCATCCTCGACGATTACGATTGCCGGTATTGATACCACTGGTATCACGGCTCTTGATAATACTTCGACATTGACTGATATTGAGACTGCAATCAAAAATACGTCCACGCAGCGCGCAACGCTTGGTGCGAAGCAAAACCGTCTGGAGTACACGTCCAACAACTTGGGTACGACTGTCGAGAACTTGACGGCTTCCGAATCCCGTATCCGCGATACGGATATGGCGAAGGAAATGGTCGACCTTACGAAGAACAACATCCTGCTGCAAGCTTCGCAAGCGATGCTCGCACAAGCGAACTCCGCACCGCAAGGCGTTCTTTCCCTGCTTCGTTAA
- the fliD gene encoding flagellar filament capping protein FliD codes for MRITGLGSGMDIDSIVKQLVTAKKGPLDRLNQQKTTLEWQREQYRDVTSKLVDFRNNKLFTYGLQSGIAAKQVNISGNMTAVSAKAGSGAAAGAINIEVTNLATAAKVTSTADIAGGIDKSKTLSELQTAGKIAYTAVGGKVSFNLQNGSKPPVTVTVNETDKLSDVVAAINNSPAKVNAFIDSVTGRMSISSKETGAGSIALTDTSGLLANFSLPAISSAADQGKDASLVINGIATTRSSNVFTENGVEITLNAPSAGTPTTLNIVTNTDTVMDTIKSFIKDFNDVLDTVTSKVNEARYRKYAPLTAEQKEGMKDSEITLWEDKAKSGLLNGDATLTKLMGDIRLSSISPITIDGKPLVLGEMGIDSSAWENRGKLVIKDESKLRAAIEADPDQVMKFFTQQTKESDPIKKVSATNPDNGLFNRLSNVIMSSLDELASRVGTSKYSADKNSSFLLDSTFGDRLRSLDDRINEESDHLNRLETSYYQKFTAMETAMNRYNSQGSSLFGASQ; via the coding sequence GTGAGGATTACAGGTTTAGGTTCGGGCATGGACATCGATTCCATCGTTAAACAGTTGGTTACTGCAAAGAAAGGTCCTCTGGATCGACTAAATCAGCAAAAAACGACATTGGAATGGCAGCGGGAGCAATACCGTGATGTAACGTCTAAATTGGTCGATTTTCGCAACAATAAATTGTTTACATACGGCCTGCAGAGCGGAATAGCGGCTAAACAAGTCAATATCAGCGGTAATATGACGGCAGTCAGCGCCAAAGCGGGTTCGGGTGCAGCAGCAGGTGCGATTAACATTGAAGTGACGAATCTCGCAACCGCAGCGAAAGTAACGAGCACAGCCGATATTGCTGGCGGCATCGATAAAAGTAAAACGCTGAGCGAACTTCAGACTGCAGGGAAAATCGCGTATACGGCAGTTGGAGGTAAAGTTTCGTTTAATCTGCAGAATGGCAGCAAACCGCCTGTGACCGTCACGGTTAACGAGACGGATAAATTATCAGATGTCGTCGCGGCGATTAACAACAGCCCGGCGAAGGTGAATGCTTTCATCGATAGCGTAACCGGCCGGATGTCAATCTCTTCGAAGGAAACGGGTGCAGGAAGTATTGCATTGACCGACACATCGGGTTTGCTTGCAAACTTTAGCTTACCCGCTATTTCTTCGGCTGCAGATCAGGGGAAGGACGCAAGTCTCGTCATTAACGGCATTGCAACAACACGGAGCAGCAATGTGTTCACCGAAAACGGAGTCGAAATTACGCTTAATGCTCCAAGTGCGGGAACGCCGACTACGTTAAATATCGTTACCAATACGGATACGGTCATGGACACGATCAAGTCGTTTATCAAAGATTTTAACGACGTTCTCGATACAGTGACAAGCAAGGTAAACGAAGCGCGTTACAGAAAGTATGCTCCGCTGACGGCAGAGCAAAAGGAAGGGATGAAAGACAGCGAAATCACCCTTTGGGAGGATAAAGCAAAGAGCGGTCTCCTGAATGGAGATGCTACGCTTACGAAACTGATGGGCGATATTAGACTCTCCTCCATTTCGCCGATCACAATCGATGGAAAACCACTCGTTTTAGGCGAGATGGGAATCGATTCGTCAGCATGGGAGAACCGCGGTAAGCTTGTTATCAAAGACGAATCGAAGCTTAGAGCAGCGATCGAGGCGGACCCGGATCAAGTGATGAAGTTCTTCACGCAGCAAACCAAGGAATCGGATCCGATCAAGAAAGTATCGGCAACCAATCCGGACAATGGGCTGTTCAACAGATTGTCCAACGTCATCATGTCTTCTCTTGACGAATTAGCTAGTCGAGTGGGTACATCAAAGTACAGTGCGGATAAGAACAGTTCGTTCTTGCTGGACAGTACATTTGGTGATAGATTGCGTTCTCTCGATGATCGAATCAACGAGGAAAGTGATCACTTAAATAGACTCGAAACCAGCTATTACCAAAAGTTCACTGCTATGGAAACGGCAATGAATCGATATAATTCACAAGGCAGCAGTCTATTTGGAGCATCGCAATAA
- a CDS encoding flagellin: MRINHNLQAVNTHRNMTLNSSAASKSMEKLSSGLRINRAADDAAGLAVSEKMRGQIRGLEQAQRNVQDGISYVQTAEGAMNEVSSMLTRMKELNVQKLNGTYSTTDKSNIDLELDQLGSQIDSIFTNTKFNGISITSGATIQADDASSTITISGIDTTGITGLSSGSALSAVEDAIKQTSTQRATLGAKQNRLEYTSNNLGTTVENLTASESRIRDTDMAKEMVDLTKNNILLQASQAMLAQANSAPQGVLSLLR; this comes from the coding sequence ATGCGTATTAACCACAATCTGCAAGCAGTAAACACGCACCGTAACATGACGCTTAACAGCTCAGCAGCTAGCAAAAGCATGGAGAAGCTGTCTTCCGGTCTTCGTATCAACCGTGCGGCTGACGATGCTGCAGGCTTGGCAGTATCCGAGAAAATGCGCGGTCAAATCCGCGGTCTCGAGCAAGCGCAACGCAACGTGCAAGACGGTATTTCCTACGTACAAACAGCAGAGGGCGCTATGAACGAAGTTAGCTCCATGCTGACGCGTATGAAGGAACTGAACGTTCAAAAATTGAACGGCACGTACTCGACTACCGACAAATCGAACATTGACTTGGAACTTGATCAACTCGGTTCCCAAATCGATTCGATCTTCACGAACACGAAGTTCAATGGTATCAGCATTACATCCGGCGCAACGATCCAAGCTGACGATGCTTCCTCGACAATTACGATTTCGGGTATTGATACTACGGGTATCACGGGTCTTTCAAGCGGCTCGGCTTTGTCTGCCGTTGAAGATGCGATCAAACAAACTTCCACGCAGCGCGCAACGCTCGGTGCGAAGCAAAACCGTTTGGAGTACACGTCCAACAACTTGGGTACGACTGTCGAGAACTTGACGGCTTCCGAATCCCGTATCCGCGATACGGATATGGCGAAGGAAATGGTCGACCTTACGAAGAACAACATCCTGCTGCAAGCTTCGCAAGCGATGCTCGCACAAGCGAACTCCGCACCGCAAGGCGTTCTTTCCCTGCTTCGTTAA